A single window of Deltaproteobacteria bacterium DNA harbors:
- a CDS encoding PhoH family protein, whose amino-acid sequence MSQATVESMLTVPHLAFNDPRLFRELLGNQDEHLKIAQRALGVKFQVRGTEMEIVGDPPDAELAQEVMRQLYGLLERGYPVYGSDVDYAIRILSSNARANLQEIFLDTIYISSHKRTITPKSVAQKAYIDAIRRHDIVFGIGPAGTGKTYLAMAMAVSELMKNNYARIILTRPAVEAGERLGFLPGDLAEKVNPYLRPLYDAMHDMVDFDKARRLLERGSIEVAPLAFMRGRTLNDSFVILDEGQNTTPEQMKMFLTRLGYGSKAVITGDVTQIDLPAGRLSGLKEAWRILRGVDGIRFSTFTEKDVARHRLVQEIITAYERDAGDA is encoded by the coding sequence GTGAGTCAAGCCACTGTCGAGAGCATGCTGACGGTGCCGCACTTGGCGTTCAACGACCCGCGGCTCTTCCGGGAGCTTCTGGGCAACCAGGACGAGCACCTGAAGATCGCGCAGCGGGCGCTGGGCGTGAAGTTCCAGGTGCGCGGCACGGAGATGGAGATCGTCGGCGACCCGCCCGACGCGGAGCTGGCACAGGAGGTCATGCGCCAGCTCTACGGGCTGCTGGAACGAGGCTACCCCGTGTACGGCAGCGACGTGGACTACGCCATCCGCATCCTCAGCAGCAACGCCAGGGCCAACCTGCAGGAGATCTTTCTCGACACCATCTACATCTCGTCGCACAAGCGCACCATCACCCCCAAGAGCGTCGCCCAAAAGGCCTACATCGACGCCATCCGGCGCCACGACATCGTCTTCGGCATCGGCCCGGCGGGCACCGGCAAGACCTACCTCGCCATGGCCATGGCCGTGTCCGAGCTGATGAAGAACAACTACGCGCGCATCATCCTCACCCGCCCGGCGGTGGAGGCCGGGGAAAGGCTCGGCTTTTTGCCCGGCGACCTCGCCGAGAAGGTGAATCCCTACCTGCGGCCGCTGTACGACGCCATGCACGACATGGTGGATTTCGACAAGGCGCGGCGCCTGCTGGAGCGGGGCAGCATCGAGGTGGCGCCGCTGGCGTTCATGCGCGGCCGCACCCTCAACGACTCCTTCGTCATCCTCGACGAAGGGCAGAACACCACTCCCGAGCAGATGAAGATGTTCCTCACCCGACTGGGCTACGGCTCCAAGGCGGTCATCACCGGCGACGTCACCCAGATCGACCTGCCCGCCGGCCGGCTCTCCGGCCTCAAGGAAGCCTGGCGCATCCTGCGCGGGGTCGATGGCATCCGCTTCAGCACCTTCACCGAGAAGGACGTGGCCCGGCACCGCCTGGTGCAGGAAATCATCACCGCGTACGAGCGCGACGCCGGTGACGCCTAG
- the ybeY gene encoding rRNA maturation RNase YbeY yields the protein MAESVLTVDIVRRGPARRVSTRGFKAKARRILRLLEQSDCELSVALVGDGEIRELNGRYRSRDEPTDVLSFPVDESLPSGPRLIGDVIISVEKAARQARQRRRTLEDELEVLLIHGILHNLGYDHERSPEDEREMRALERRLRRELKAPPGFPLSRE from the coding sequence ATGGCTGAGAGCGTCCTCACCGTCGACATCGTGCGCCGCGGGCCGGCGAGACGCGTCTCGACACGCGGATTCAAGGCCAAGGCGCGCCGCATCCTGCGGTTGCTGGAGCAAAGCGACTGCGAGTTGAGCGTGGCGCTGGTAGGTGACGGCGAAATCCGCGAGCTGAACGGGCGCTATCGCTCGCGCGACGAGCCCACCGACGTGCTCTCCTTCCCCGTGGACGAGTCGTTGCCCTCCGGCCCCCGGCTCATCGGCGACGTCATCATCTCCGTGGAGAAGGCCGCCCGCCAGGCGCGGCAACGCCGCCGCACCCTCGAAGACGAACTGGAAGTGCTGCTCATCCACGGCATCCTGCACAACCTGGGCTACGACCACGAGCGCTCGCCCGAGGACGAACGCGAGATGCGCGCCCTGGAACGGCGCCTGCGCAGGGAGTTGAAGGCCCCTCCTGGATTCCCGCTTTCGCGGGAATGA